In one window of Mytilus galloprovincialis chromosome 6, xbMytGall1.hap1.1, whole genome shotgun sequence DNA:
- the LOC143080634 gene encoding uncharacterized protein LOC143080634 — MSKELVQMLKHPECDATVKQQVLEAVFEGKNNIPDEKIPEAKISDENECSAASGASCNRSSIGKVHNWTQSEEVLLITLRSDIESKFVGAKAHETLWNEIQKKMEKQGVKMSVAQIINKWKNMKKRYKEVIDANNKTGNNAVSWKHYDKFNELYGNKASTKLQASYDSGLQGASAQLHAKPNEGENNIAKPSCSGKNSIGKSAKKRKRGDLYDIIEKINDNAQDSLIEIKNHNEKQLQKLDRFLDLYEKSISGKGKNDETD, encoded by the exons ATGTCAAAAGAATTGGTGCAGATGCTGAAACACCCTGAATGTG atgcTACTGTAAAGCAGCAGGTATTAGAGGCGGTTTTTGAAGGGAAAAACAACATACCAGATGAGAAAATACCAGAGGCGAAAATATCAGATGAGAATGAATGTAGTGCTGCAAGTGGTGCAAGTTGTAATAGGAGTAGTATTGGAAag gTTCACAACTGGACACAGTCTGAAGAAGTTCTGTTGATCACTTTAAGAAGTGATATAGAGTCGAAATTTGTTGGTGCCAAGGCTCATGAAACACTATGGAatgaaattcaaaagaaaatggAAAAACAAGGGGTAAAAATGTCTGTTgctcaaataataaacaaatggaaaaatatgaaaaaacgttacaaGGAGGTTATTGACGCAAACAATAAAACTGGAAACAATGCTGTTAGTTGGAAGCACTATGACAAGTTTAATGAATTGTATGGGAACAAAGCTTCCACAAAACTGCAAGCATCTTATGATTCAGGTCTTCAAGGAGCATCAGCTCAATTACATGCTAAACCTAACGAGGGAGAAAACAATATTGCTAAACCATCCTGTTCTGGAAAAAATTCTATTGGAAAGTCTGCCAAAAAAAGAAAACGGGGTGATCTGTATGACATTATTGAAAAAATTAATGATAATGCACAGGATTCATTAATTGAAATAAAGAATCATAATGAGAAACAGCTTCAAAAACTTGATAGATTTCTGGATCTCTATGAAAAGTCAATTTCTGGTAAAGGTAAAAATGATGAGACTGATTAG